A section of the Pedobacter sp. HDW13 genome encodes:
- a CDS encoding PSD1 and planctomycete cytochrome C domain-containing protein, translated as MKLKIIACVVIGIAVIIAWLTGTNQLSASKSNEISYNYDVRPILSDKCFACHGPDKNKQEAGLRLDIEANAKALLRETKGAYAIVAGKPEKSEMIKRITSTDPSYQMPTPASHLGILNKDEIEILTKWVKQGAKYEKHWAFVTPKKVALPEIKEGWAKNEIDYFVAAKLKQHQLKASEEASKEQLLKRLSLDLTGLPPSLALQKTFSADNSNQAYEKVVDQLLAMPQFGEKMALHWLDVSRYADSYGYQDDDYRSQWPYRDWVIHAFNSNIPYDRFITWQLAGDLLPNSGKEQLLATAFLRNHKITEEGGVIPEEYRVEYGIDKVKTYTRGLLALTVECAQCHDHKYDPIAQKDYYQLFAFFNTSKEKGLEGLVGSGPAKTPILALSDNDVKKILRFVNKKDTGAVKVSVMGEVDTPRTTYLLKRGVYDQYGEAVSASALPAVLNFDNKNFPKNRLGLAQWTVSKQNPLTARVFVNQLWEQIFGKGIVKSVGDFGMQGNLPSHPELLDWLAADFMEHGWNIKLLVKKIVMSATYRQSSKITKELLEKDPENLYYARASRMRLPAEAIRDMLLSSSGLLNKEIGGPSVKPYQPKGLWEMATSGRGQLAVYRQDKGKDIYRRGLYTFIKLTVPPPSMMIFDASNRDQCQVNRLKTNTPLQALVMMNDPTALEASRVFAETLLTNKGNPEQAIRTAFESIICRKPFEKEMGVLNAYYKDQLAMFRQKKNVAEKTLNIGEYPHQKNTASISEVAALMRAINIIYNMEEAIVKG; from the coding sequence ATGAAATTAAAGATTATTGCATGTGTTGTAATAGGCATTGCTGTGATTATAGCCTGGTTAACGGGAACAAACCAACTTTCGGCAAGTAAAAGCAATGAAATAAGCTATAATTACGATGTTAGGCCTATACTCTCTGATAAATGCTTTGCTTGTCACGGCCCTGATAAAAACAAACAGGAAGCAGGACTACGACTAGATATAGAAGCTAATGCTAAAGCACTTTTAAGAGAAACAAAGGGTGCATATGCCATTGTTGCAGGTAAGCCAGAAAAATCTGAAATGATTAAAAGGATCACCTCAACCGATCCTTCCTATCAAATGCCAACACCTGCATCACACCTTGGTATTCTGAACAAAGATGAAATAGAAATTTTAACCAAATGGGTAAAACAAGGTGCAAAATATGAGAAGCATTGGGCTTTTGTAACTCCTAAAAAAGTAGCATTGCCAGAAATAAAGGAGGGGTGGGCCAAAAATGAGATAGATTATTTTGTAGCGGCAAAATTAAAGCAGCACCAACTCAAAGCCAGCGAAGAGGCCAGCAAAGAACAGTTATTAAAGAGATTATCTTTAGATTTAACAGGCCTTCCGCCAAGCCTGGCACTCCAAAAAACATTTAGCGCCGATAATAGCAATCAAGCCTATGAAAAGGTAGTTGACCAATTGTTGGCAATGCCTCAGTTTGGAGAAAAAATGGCACTGCATTGGCTTGATGTTTCGCGATATGCCGATAGTTACGGCTATCAGGATGATGATTACAGGTCACAATGGCCTTATCGCGATTGGGTGATCCATGCCTTTAATTCAAATATCCCATATGACCGTTTTATTACCTGGCAGTTGGCTGGCGATCTTTTACCCAACTCCGGTAAGGAGCAATTACTGGCTACAGCATTTTTACGGAACCATAAAATAACCGAAGAGGGAGGGGTAATACCTGAGGAATACCGGGTAGAGTACGGTATTGACAAAGTAAAAACCTATACCCGTGGCCTACTGGCGCTCACAGTAGAATGTGCGCAGTGTCACGATCATAAATACGATCCTATTGCACAAAAAGATTATTATCAGTTATTCGCATTTTTTAATACAAGCAAGGAAAAAGGCCTGGAAGGGCTTGTGGGATCTGGTCCGGCCAAAACACCCATACTGGCATTAAGTGATAACGACGTTAAAAAAATTCTCAGGTTTGTAAACAAAAAAGATACTGGGGCGGTAAAAGTGTCTGTCATGGGTGAGGTTGATACGCCACGAACAACCTATTTACTTAAACGTGGTGTTTACGATCAATATGGCGAAGCTGTAAGCGCATCAGCATTGCCTGCAGTGCTGAATTTTGACAACAAAAATTTCCCAAAAAACAGACTGGGTCTCGCCCAATGGACGGTTAGTAAGCAAAACCCTTTAACTGCCCGCGTATTTGTGAACCAGTTATGGGAGCAGATTTTCGGGAAAGGAATTGTAAAATCTGTGGGCGATTTTGGGATGCAGGGCAACCTGCCTAGCCATCCTGAATTACTCGATTGGTTAGCCGCCGATTTTATGGAGCATGGATGGAATATCAAGCTACTGGTTAAAAAGATAGTGATGTCGGCCACTTATCGCCAATCCTCAAAAATCACCAAAGAACTCTTAGAGAAAGATCCAGAAAACCTTTATTACGCAAGGGCTTCGCGCATGCGCCTGCCTGCTGAGGCTATCAGGGACATGCTGTTAAGCAGTAGCGGGTTGTTAAATAAAGAAATTGGAGGACCAAGCGTAAAACCTTATCAGCCTAAAGGCCTTTGGGAAATGGCCACTTCAGGCAGGGGGCAACTGGCTGTATACCGGCAGGATAAAGGAAAAGATATCTACAGGCGCGGCTTGTATACCTTTATTAAGCTAACTGTTCCTCCCCCATCGATGATGATTTTTGATGCCAGTAACAGGGATCAGTGCCAGGTAAACCGTTTAAAAACCAACACTCCCTTGCAGGCATTGGTTATGATGAATGACCCAACGGCACTCGAAGCCTCAAGGGTATTTGCCGAAACTTTGCTAACAAATAAAGGAAACCCAGAGCAGGCCATTCGTACTGCATTTGAAAGCATCATTTGCCGTAAGCCATTCGAAAAAGAAATGGGCGTACTTAATGCTTATTATAAAGACCAACTGGCAATGTTCAGACAAAAAAAGAATGTAGCCGAAAAAACATTGAATATCGGAGAATACCCACACCAAAAAAATACAGCCAGCATAAGCGAAGTAGCGGCCTTAATGAGGGCAATCAATATAATCTATAACATGGAAGAAGCAATAGTAAAGGGTTAA
- a CDS encoding bestrophin family ion channel has protein sequence MLFVWHGSVLPRLLPRLTLLFVLSIAVVFFHGKILSFKVPLNPTPLTLFGFVLALFLGFRNNVSYDRFWEARKLWGSLLNCTRSLARQVLTLPRTSSEKSESTSFIYLLISCTYSLKHQLRGQMQKTTLKKDSAVLSSASSMLHTINQSWSLN, from the coding sequence ATGCTTTTTGTATGGCATGGCTCAGTTCTCCCTAGGCTATTACCTCGGCTTACCTTACTTTTTGTACTGTCGATAGCGGTAGTATTCTTTCATGGTAAAATCCTCTCCTTCAAGGTGCCTTTGAACCCAACGCCATTAACCTTATTTGGTTTTGTGCTTGCCTTGTTCCTTGGTTTTCGAAACAATGTGAGTTATGATAGGTTCTGGGAAGCCCGAAAGCTTTGGGGCTCCCTTTTAAATTGTACCCGCTCACTCGCCAGGCAAGTCTTGACTCTTCCGCGTACTTCATCAGAAAAATCAGAATCCACCAGCTTTATTTACCTTTTGATATCGTGTACATATTCGCTGAAACACCAGCTAAGGGGACAAATGCAGAAAACGACCTTAAAGAAAGACTCAGCGGTACTCAGTTCAGCTTCATCCATGCTACACACTATAAACCAATCATGGTCATTAAACTGA
- a CDS encoding RagB/SusD family nutrient uptake outer membrane protein — protein MQTFKTSVMQILKMKISAIMGLLVLLSIMGCKKWVDGAPQPLQVDEGKVFSTEQGFREALNAVYLQMGSATLYGKDLTMGVLSLAGRSFDSVNVNKAGQLYYQAATFNFTDPVVKNYSTEVWNKMYLAIANLDNLLINTEAKKDIFTGNNYNKVKGEALALRAYLHFDLLRLFASADLQDQGIPYVTTINPNPTPAGTVEQTLNACVTDLNAADALLSSDDLTTSQITRWAVKGLLARLYLYKGDKVEAGKNALAVINSNKFALSFNTNSDLFFTKESLFKLNIYANNYYANYKAVFAAPCFIGLSASSQTALYGSTNIDYRKSFIDAATGSASGTPLLPKKFTVTSSNIFPMIRLTEMYYVLAECASDVTTGLGYLNQVRAARNLTIPLTAVNVPDAAALEAEIMNEYRKEFIGEGQMFFYYKRKRTPFTALPFYPKTPPVTGVAYLPLVPVASYVFVKPE, from the coding sequence ATGCAAACTTTTAAAACAAGCGTAATGCAGATTTTGAAGATGAAAATATCAGCTATTATGGGCCTGTTAGTGCTGCTGAGCATTATGGGCTGCAAAAAATGGGTTGATGGTGCACCGCAACCTTTGCAAGTAGATGAAGGTAAAGTCTTTTCTACCGAGCAGGGATTCAGGGAAGCTTTAAATGCCGTTTATCTCCAAATGGGGTCGGCTACACTGTATGGCAAAGACCTGACTATGGGCGTGCTTTCTCTTGCCGGGAGAAGTTTCGATAGCGTTAATGTAAATAAAGCCGGACAATTATATTATCAGGCCGCTACTTTTAATTTTACTGACCCTGTAGTAAAGAATTATAGCACTGAAGTTTGGAACAAAATGTATCTGGCTATCGCTAACCTGGATAACCTATTGATTAATACCGAGGCTAAAAAGGATATTTTTACCGGAAATAACTATAATAAAGTAAAAGGAGAGGCCTTAGCGTTAAGGGCTTATTTACACTTTGACTTGCTGCGTTTATTTGCTTCGGCAGATCTTCAAGACCAGGGCATTCCTTATGTAACAACCATAAATCCTAACCCAACACCAGCTGGTACGGTTGAGCAGACCCTGAATGCTTGTGTTACTGATTTAAATGCAGCCGATGCCCTGTTAAGTTCTGATGATTTAACCACCTCGCAAATTACCAGGTGGGCTGTAAAAGGATTACTGGCACGTTTGTATTTATATAAAGGAGATAAAGTTGAAGCCGGTAAAAATGCTTTGGCGGTAATTAACAGTAATAAATTTGCTTTATCTTTTAATACAAATTCTGATTTATTTTTTACAAAGGAAAGCCTGTTTAAGCTAAATATTTATGCTAATAATTATTATGCTAACTATAAGGCTGTTTTTGCCGCACCCTGTTTTATCGGTTTGTCTGCATCAAGTCAGACTGCACTATATGGCAGCACAAATATCGATTATCGCAAAAGTTTTATAGATGCAGCTACTGGTAGCGCTAGCGGGACTCCGCTTTTGCCTAAAAAATTTACTGTTACTTCATCTAATATATTCCCAATGATTCGCTTAACAGAAATGTACTATGTTTTGGCTGAGTGCGCGAGTGATGTTACAACAGGCTTAGGTTATCTTAATCAAGTAAGGGCAGCCAGAAATTTAACTATCCCTTTAACTGCGGTTAATGTGCCCGATGCAGCTGCACTAGAAGCTGAAATTATGAATGAGTACCGAAAAGAATTTATAGGAGAAGGACAAATGTTTTTCTATTACAAACGTAAAAGGACGCCATTTACAGCATTGCCATTTTACCCTAAAACGCCGCCGGTAACCGGAGTAGCTTACCTGCCATTGGTGCCTGTTGCAAGTTACGTATTTGTAAAACCTGAATAG
- a CDS encoding bestrophin family ion channel, whose amino-acid sequence MRLDENLDKLTEIVGGCERIISTPIPYSYRVLLHRTVYLYCFLLPFGLVDSLQWLTPFIVVFIAYTFVAFEAIADEIEQPFGMESNDLALNEMCRMIEATLMELDGNEIPEIIVKKSGTID is encoded by the coding sequence ATGCGCCTTGATGAAAATCTAGATAAGTTGACCGAAATTGTCGGAGGCTGTGAACGCATTATCTCAACACCAATACCTTATAGTTACCGTGTGTTACTGCATCGGACAGTTTACCTGTACTGCTTTCTTCTGCCCTTTGGACTTGTGGATAGCCTTCAATGGTTAACGCCGTTTATTGTCGTTTTTATTGCATATACTTTTGTCGCCTTTGAAGCGATTGCAGATGAGATTGAGCAGCCTTTTGGTATGGAGTCAAATGACCTTGCACTGAATGAAATGTGCCGGATGATAGAAGCCACATTGATGGAGCTTGACGGTAACGAAATTCCTGAAATTATAGTTAAGAAAAGTGGAACCATTGATTAA